TGCCGACGGTCCGCCCGTCCCGGCACGCCACCCACACCGCCAGCCGCCCGTCCCCGACGGCGCCCGCGCGCTCCTTCCACCAGGCCAGGGCCGCCGTACGGCCGAGGGGTCCGAGGAATCCGACGGAGGCGCCGTCCGCCACGGTGTCCACCAGCAGGTCGGCCAAGTCCTCTATGTGGTCCATCAGTTGAGGCTCATCCAGCCGCGTCACGTTCACGGCAGCACCACCGCCAGCGCGTACCGCACCGCCCCCGGCCCGGCGCACCGGAACCGCGTCGGCCCCCACACCCGCATCCGCAGACAGTCCCCGGCGTCGAGGCGGTGCTCGACGTCCTGGACCGTGACGTCGAGGGTGCCCTCCAGCACCCAGACGTGCTGCTCCAGCCCCGGCACGGGCGGCCGGTCGTACGCGATGTCGGCGCCCTCGACGAGACGTCCCTCGACGAGTTCGGCGCGCAGCCCGGCGTGCGGCGGCGAGACGGAGCGCCGTACGAAACCTGCGGAACGGTCCTCCCACACCGGCTGCTCGGCCGCCCGCACCAGCAGGGCGGGCTCGGACTCGACCTCGCTGAGCAGTTGGGACATCGTGCGGCCGTAGACATTGCAGAGGCGGTTGAGCATGGACGCGGTGGGGCTGATCTCCGCCCGCTCGGCCCGGGAGAGCGTCGAACGGCTGATGCCGCTGCGTTCCGCCAACTCGCCCAGAGACCAGCCGCGTTCGGTCCGCAGCGCGGCCAGCCGAGAGCCCAGGCGGGTGTCGAGTTGAGCGTCGGGAGCTTGGAGGCCATCCGGCGGGCGTTTCATATCCGGGACGGTATCCCGAATATGAAACAGCTGTGTTACGGCAGCCTCACTCCCCGGCCGCCTCGTCGAGCGCCTCCAGCACAGGACGGATCAGCGGATGCTCCTCCGCTCCTCGGCGCACGGCCGCGAAGACCCGGCGCGTGGGTGCCACCCCGTCCACGGGCCGTACGACGACCCCGGTGAGGTCCATGCCGCGCAGCGCGGAGCGCGGGACGAGGGCCACTCCGGCGTCGGCCGAGGCGAGCGCGACGACCGCGCGGAAGTCGTCCGAGGAGTGTTCGAGGCGGGGCTGGAAACCGGCGTTCTCGCAGGCCAGGACGACCACGTCATGGCAGGGGTTGCCGGGGTAGGGGCCGATCCAGGTGTCCTCGGCCAGCTCGGCGAGCGGGACCTCGACCGCGTCGGCCAGCCGGTGGCCGACCGGGACGACGGCGTCGAAGGGCTCGGCGTACAGCGGTACGTGCGTCAGGCGCGGGTCGTCGGCGGGCGGTGCCCCGCGATATTCGACGGCCACCGCGATGTCGACCTGCCGGTCCAGCACCATCGGCAGGCTGGCGTCGCCCTCGGCGTCCTGTACGCGGATGCGGATGCCGGGGGACGTCTCGGCGAGGCGGGCCACCGCGGGCGCGACGACCAGGCCGATGCCGGTCGCGAAGGAGGCGACCGTGACCGTGCCGGCCGCGCCCGAGCTGTACGCCGCGAGCTCGGCCTCCGCCCGCTCCAGCTGGGCGAGCACGGCGTTGGTGTGACTGAGCAGGATCTCGCCTGCCGGGGTCAGCCGTACGCCCTTGGCGCCGCGCTCCACCAGGCGGTGGCCGGTCTCCTGCTCCAGGGCCGCGAGCTGCTGGGAGACCGCGGAGGGGGTGAGATACAGCGCGGCGGCAGCCGCCGTCACGGTGCGGTGGTCGGCCACCGCACGGAGGATGTGGAGCCGCCGCGCTTCGATCATGAGATCGATTATCGCAAGGTCCGGAGCGAGCCGGACGTCAGCCTTCCAGTTCGGCCCTGGCCGAGACGAAGGCGTCCACGGCACGGTTGACGTCGTCCGTCGAGTGCGCGGCGGACAGCTGGACGCGGATACGGGCCTGGCCCTGGGGCACGACCGGGTAAGAGAAGCCGATCACGTACACGCCGCGCTCCAGCAGCAGCTCCGCCAGCCGGCCGGCCTTGGACGCGTCGCCGATCATCACGGGCGCGATGGCGTGGTCGCCGGGGAGGATCTCGAAGCCCTCCTCGGTCATCCGGCGGCGGAACAGCTTCGTGTTCTCGGCGAGGCGGACGCGCAGGTCGTCCGCGGACTCCAGCAGGTCGATGACCTTGAGGGAGGCCGCCGCGATCACCGGGGCCAGGGTGTTGGAGAACAGGTACGGCCGGGAGCGCTGGCGCAGCAGGGCGACGATCTCGGCGCGGGCCGCCACATAGCCGCCGGACGCGCCGCCGAGGGCCTTGCCGAGCGTGCCGGTGATGATGTCGACGCGGTCCATGACGCCGTGCAGCTCGGGCGTGCCGCGGCCGCCGGGGCCGACGAAGCCGACGGCGTGCGAGTCGTCGACCATGACCATCGCGTCGTAGCGGTCGGCGAGGTCGCAGATGTCCTTCAGCGGCGCCACGTAGCCGTCCATGGAGAAGACGCCGTCGGTGACGATCAGTCGGCGGCGCGCCGACTGCGCCTCCTTCAACTGGGCTTCCAGGTCGGCCAGATCACGGTTGGCGTAGCGGAAGCGGCGGGCCTTGGACAGCCGGATGCCGTCGATGATCGACGCGTGGTTGAGGGCGTCGGAGATCACCGCGTCCTCCGGGCCGAGGAGCGTCTCGAACACGCCTCCGTTGGCGTCGAAGCAGGAGGAGTACAGGATCGTGTCCTCCTGGCCGAGGAACGCCGAGATCCTGCCCTCCAGCTCCTTGTGCACCTCCTGGGTGCCGCAGATGAAGCGGACGGAGGCCATGCCGTAGCCCCAGCGGTCCAGCGCCTGGTGGGCGGCGGCGATGACCTCGGGGTGGTCGGCGAGGCCGAGGTAGTTGTTGGCGCAGAAGTTGAGGACCTCGCCGGGGCGGCCGCCCGCGCTGACGTTGACGGTCGCGGACTGCGGGGTGTCGATGACGCGCTCGGGCTTGTGCAGGCCGGCGGCGCGGATCTCGTCGAGGGTGGCGCGCAGGTCGTCGCGCACGGAGTCGAACATCTCAAAGCTCCCAGGAATGCAGGTGACTTACGCGGTGACTTACGCGGTCCAGTCGAGGATGACCTTGCCGCCACGGCCGCTCGCCGCGTCGGCGAAGGCCGCCTCGAAGTCGCGGTAGCCGTACCGGCCGGTGATGACGGGCGCGAGGTCGAGGCCGCCTTCGAGCAGCACGGACATGGCGTACCAGGTCTCGAA
The DNA window shown above is from Streptomyces chartreusis and carries:
- a CDS encoding helix-turn-helix domain-containing protein, with the translated sequence MKRPPDGLQAPDAQLDTRLGSRLAALRTERGWSLGELAERSGISRSTLSRAERAEISPTASMLNRLCNVYGRTMSQLLSEVESEPALLVRAAEQPVWEDRSAGFVRRSVSPPHAGLRAELVEGRLVEGADIAYDRPPVPGLEQHVWVLEGTLDVTVQDVEHRLDAGDCLRMRVWGPTRFRCAGPGAVRYALAVVLP
- a CDS encoding LysR family transcriptional regulator, yielding MIEARRLHILRAVADHRTVTAAAAALYLTPSAVSQQLAALEQETGHRLVERGAKGVRLTPAGEILLSHTNAVLAQLERAEAELAAYSSGAAGTVTVASFATGIGLVVAPAVARLAETSPGIRIRVQDAEGDASLPMVLDRQVDIAVAVEYRGAPPADDPRLTHVPLYAEPFDAVVPVGHRLADAVEVPLAELAEDTWIGPYPGNPCHDVVVLACENAGFQPRLEHSSDDFRAVVALASADAGVALVPRSALRGMDLTGVVVRPVDGVAPTRRVFAAVRRGAEEHPLIRPVLEALDEAAGE
- a CDS encoding glycine C-acetyltransferase, which gives rise to MFDSVRDDLRATLDEIRAAGLHKPERVIDTPQSATVNVSAGGRPGEVLNFCANNYLGLADHPEVIAAAHQALDRWGYGMASVRFICGTQEVHKELEGRISAFLGQEDTILYSSCFDANGGVFETLLGPEDAVISDALNHASIIDGIRLSKARRFRYANRDLADLEAQLKEAQSARRRLIVTDGVFSMDGYVAPLKDICDLADRYDAMVMVDDSHAVGFVGPGGRGTPELHGVMDRVDIITGTLGKALGGASGGYVAARAEIVALLRQRSRPYLFSNTLAPVIAAASLKVIDLLESADDLRVRLAENTKLFRRRMTEEGFEILPGDHAIAPVMIGDASKAGRLAELLLERGVYVIGFSYPVVPQGQARIRVQLSAAHSTDDVNRAVDAFVSARAELEG